GACCGCGCCGCTCTTGATCGCGGCGGTGTCCCAGCACTGCACGTGCAGCAACCACCGCACCGCCTCATCCACCGCCAGCGGGTAGACATCGGCATCGGTTCGGGAGGAGAACAACGGCACGTTGTTGCCCGAAGCAGCCGTCGCCACCATCAGCGCCGTCGACTTCGTCTCGTCCTTCGCCGTGCGCAACCCGGCCACCTGGCCGAACGGGCGCTCCTGGTCGAAGACCTCGAACCGGTCCCGATGCGCGGCGAAGTACTCGCGCAATACCTTCTGCTCGGCTGAGGTGAACGCGTGCGCGGCGAACCGGCGCCCCCAGTCCTCGAAGGTCGCCGGTAACCCCAGCGCGTCAGCGACGACCGGCAGCAGCACCTGCCGCAACAGCGCCGGAACCTGCGTCGGCACGTCCCCGACCAGATCCGAGAACGCCTCGGCCCGCAGCAACGCCTCGGCGATCCCGACCTTCACCAGCCGGCCCTCGGCCTTCGTACGAACCGGAATCCACGGCTCATCGATCAAGTTGAACTCGATCACCACCACTCCCCTTCCCTTGCACACACAGCACCAGCACGCGAGCGAGAGCATCCCGCTCAGCGCTGATGCGCTCGATCTTCTTTTGCAACGCGGCCACCTCCGGTGCACGCAACCGCGGCGTCTGAACCTGATGACGGCGAGCAGCGGCGATCCAGCTGGACAACGTCGTCCGCTTGACTCCCAACTCATCTGCCACCCGGCAAAGCGGCGACGCCGACTGCGTCGCCACCTCCACCGCGAACTCCCGGAACTTGGGCGAGTACTGCCTACGAACCTGGGCCACCGATGCCTCCATCGAACACTTAGCGCCAATCTTCGAAGACACAGAGTACTCGATCAACTGGCAAAGCATCATCGCTGCCCCTCTTGAACGGTCTTCTCGCCTGCCCGTGACACGGCATGATTAAATGCAGCCCACACGCCCCGAGCTTTCGGGGATGCTCCATGGCAGAGCATGATCGCGAGGTCGGCCCCGCAACGCGGGGATGCCGCGGGCACGGCCCGCGGCCACCTCGATCTCATCATCACCCAGCCTTCCTGGGGCCAACGACGAGCCCGAGCGAGCCGTCGTACCCCACGAGGTGGTCGCCCAACCTCGCGCCACCATTCGCCGGCAAGACCAGTGCGCGGCTGTGGCCCAGCCAGGGGTGCGTTCGCCACGCCGGTAGCGGCGCGAGTTCCTCTTCCGCGGCTGTGGTGAGCTTGGCCGGGAGCCGTACGGTGCTACCGAGAATGTCGTCG
This window of the Saccharopolyspora gloriosae genome carries:
- a CDS encoding transposase, with amino-acid sequence MAQVRRQYSPKFREFAVEVATQSASPLCRVADELGVKRTTLSSWIAAARRHQVQTPRLRAPEVAALQKKIERISAERDALARVLVLCVQGKGSGGDRVQLDR